The window CACGCCGGACAGCTTCCACGACGGCGGCGAGTACGACGCCCTCGAGGATGCGCTCGCCCGCGCCGAGGCGATGGTCGAGGCCGGCGTCGACGTGATCGACGTCGGCGGGGAGTCGACCCGTCCCGGTGCCGACCCCGTCCCGATCGAGGAGGAGATCGACCGCGTCGTCCCCGTGATCGAGGGGATCCGCGACCGCGGTCTCGATGCCCACGTGTCGGTCGACACGCGCAAGGCGGCCGTCGCCGACGCCGCCCTCGAGGCCGGCGCGGACATCGTCAACGACGTCTCCGGCCTCGAGGACCCCGAGATGCGGTTCGTCGCGGCCGAGCACGACGCCGGTCTGGTCGTGATGCACAGCATCGACGCGCCGGTCGTCCCGGACCGTGACGTCGAGTACGACGACGTCGTCGAGGACGTCATCGACCAGCTCTCGGAACGGATCCTGCTCGCCGAGAAGGCCGGCCTCGACCGCGAGAACGTCGTCGTCGATCCGGGGCTCGGCTTCGGCAAATCCCCTCGGGAGAGCTTCGAACTGCTCGGTCGCACTGACGAGTTGCGCGCGCTGGGCTGTCCGATCCTCGTCGGCCACTCTCACAAGTCGATGTTCGGTCACGTCGACCGCGAAGCGGGCGATCGACTCGAGGCGACAGTGGCGGCGACGGCCCTCGCGGCCGACCGGGGTGCCGACGTCGTCCGGGTCCACGACGTCCCCGAGAACGTCGCGGCGGTACGGACGGCCCTCGCGGCGCGGGATCCGGACCGCTTCGAGTGGTAGCGCAGGCCGGAACGCCCTCGGTCGTTCTCACTCCCGTTCGTCGGTCAGCCGTTCTGACGGGTCCGCAGCCGTTTCCCGATCGAGTTCGTCCAGGCTCGGCCTCGAGTCGCGGTCGTCGACCCCTGCCGGCCCCGCGGCGGTCCCGAAGAGATCCGTCTCGGCACAGTCGGGACAGTAGTGGTTGTACCGCATCGCGTGCGTTCGGACGGGGACTCCCGCGACGACCGTCTCGTCCCGGCGTCGGCGGACCACGCCCCCGTCGAACGGGCCGTTACAGACCACACACCGTTCGTCGTCGGTCTCACCGGGACCGACCACCCGGTGGTCCACAGTCCGGACCCGGCCGAAGGCCGTGATCCCGTGTCTGCGCTCGAGGCGTCGCCTGAACGCGGGTGCGGCGTAGAGTCCGAGCGCGGCGAACGCGAGGCCGAAGAGCCCGGCTGCGATAGAGCCGCCTGTGAGCCCCGCCATCAGGAGGACGCCGCCGATCAGCAGGAAGAACGCCGTCAGCAGGTAGGCCGAGAGCGTCGCCAGCGCGTTCCCGCCGGTCGCGTCCGATCCCTCCGCGGACCGCTCCCGCGCCCCCGGAGCCCGGACTGACCGGCCGTCGACGGAGAGGTGCCGGCGCTCGGCCAGTTCGGAGTAGTGGTACCAGCCGTAGAGGAGGTTGCCCAGCCCGCCGGTGAGAACGAGGAGGACGACGTGGACGGGGATCGAGCCAACGTCGCGGTCGACGAGGACGACTCGGTCGCCGTAATCGTGCTCGAGTGTCCAGCCGGCCTCGAGGTAGCGACGCACCCGCCGGCGAAACGCCCGGCGGGCCGCCCGATCCCGATCGACGCCGGAGTTCGCGTTCGAGCGGGAGGTCCGCGAGGACGACGTCGACCTCCCGCTCGAGTCGAGGCCGGTCCGGGGCTCCCCGCAGTTCGAACAGAACTCGTCGCCGCGGTCGAACGGCTCACCACACGACGGGCAGTACGTCGGCAGCGACGACTCCTCGAGTACCGTGCCACACTGGAGACAGAAGTTCGCGTCGGGGGCCGCGTCGGCTCCGCAGTCGGGGCACTCGCGGGGCGAACCGGCCGCCGGGTTCTCGGAGGGCATGTGTTGGGTTCCCGTTCGACCTATTGATCTGCTATCAATTAATACCCCCGTTGACGTCCGGGTGCGACCGGGAGACGTTCTCGGTAACAATCTACAGGCGGAGCAGGCCGAGTGCCTCGGCGTCGTTCGAAAATCTTCGATTTTCGTGATGACGAGACGCCAGAGGCGTCTCGAACCACTTGACCCGAGGCGGTTCACCGGCCGACGACACGCAGGACTCGCGGAGAGCGACCGACGAACGAAGGACGCGAAAACGGAGAACCGACGTCTCGTCGTCGACGGCGTTATTTGTGGCGCTCGAGCAGGTCGTAGCTCCGCTCCCACTCGGCGTCGTCGTCGAAGTAGCGCTCGGCTAGCGGTTCGTCGGGCATCTCGCCGACGGCGCGCTTCTCCTCGGTGTAGGACGGACGGTCCTCGTCGACGTAGTACCGGCCGGTGAGGACGGTCCCCTCGTTGAGGACGTTCTCGGTCTCGCGCATCATCTCGGCGGCTTCCTCCCGGTCCGTGACGTCGAAGTCGTAGTCGTCGGACTCCTGGACGTCGACGTACGGGACGTACTGACGGGCGTCCTTGTTCCAGGTCGGACACTGGGTGAGGAAGTCGACGTGTGCGAACCCGTCGTGTTCGATCGCTTCCGCGATAATCTCCTTGGCCTGGTTAGGGTTGACCGCGGCCGTACGAGCGACGTAGCTCGCGCCAGCGGTCAGCGACTGCGACAGCGGCCGGATCGGCGTCTTCGCGCTCCCCGAGGGCTGGGTCTTGGACTTGTGGCCCTTCGGGCTCGTCGGCGAGGTCTGGCCCTTCGTCAGGCCGAAGATCTCGTTGTTGAAGACGATGTACGTGATGTCGTGGTTCTCGCGGGCAGAGTGGATGAAGTGGTTCCCACCGATCCCGTAGCCGTCGCCGTCCCCACCCGCGGCGATGACCTCGAGGTCCGGATTCGCGAGCTTCGCTGCGCGGGCGACCGGCAGCGCTCGGCCGTGGATCGTGTGGAAGCCGTACGTGTCCAGGTAGCTGTTCAGCTTGCCCGAACAGCCGATCCCGGTGACGGTCAGTACTTCTTCGGGGTTGCGACCGACTTCCGGGAGCGCCTGCTTCAGCGATTTGAGGACGCTGAAGTCGCCACAGCCCGGACACCAGGTCGGCTGCGGTTCGACACCGGGCGTATACTCTTCCCGGTCGGTCTCTCGTTCGTCTCCGATCGCGTTGAATGCACTCATGGGTTAGTCACCTGCAGCGGGTTCGATTCGTACCTGTGCAGTCGGTTCGCGGTCCTCGTCGGCGATGTTGACCTCGAATCCCTCGACGATCTCCGCGGGCTCGAAGGGGTTGCCGTTGTACTTCAGCAGGCTCGTCATCTTCTCGCCGAAGCGGCCGAGTTCCTTCTGGACGAGGCCGCG of the Halobiforma lacisalsi AJ5 genome contains:
- a CDS encoding thiamine pyrophosphate-dependent enzyme; translated protein: MSAFNAIGDERETDREEYTPGVEPQPTWCPGCGDFSVLKSLKQALPEVGRNPEEVLTVTGIGCSGKLNSYLDTYGFHTIHGRALPVARAAKLANPDLEVIAAGGDGDGYGIGGNHFIHSARENHDITYIVFNNEIFGLTKGQTSPTSPKGHKSKTQPSGSAKTPIRPLSQSLTAGASYVARTAAVNPNQAKEIIAEAIEHDGFAHVDFLTQCPTWNKDARQYVPYVDVQESDDYDFDVTDREEAAEMMRETENVLNEGTVLTGRYYVDEDRPSYTEEKRAVGEMPDEPLAERYFDDDAEWERSYDLLERHK
- a CDS encoding double zinc ribbon domain-containing protein, with protein sequence MPSENPAAGSPRECPDCGADAAPDANFCLQCGTVLEESSLPTYCPSCGEPFDRGDEFCSNCGEPRTGLDSSGRSTSSSRTSRSNANSGVDRDRAARRAFRRRVRRYLEAGWTLEHDYGDRVVLVDRDVGSIPVHVVLLVLTGGLGNLLYGWYHYSELAERRHLSVDGRSVRAPGARERSAEGSDATGGNALATLSAYLLTAFFLLIGGVLLMAGLTGGSIAAGLFGLAFAALGLYAAPAFRRRLERRHGITAFGRVRTVDHRVVGPGETDDERCVVCNGPFDGGVVRRRRDETVVAGVPVRTHAMRYNHYCPDCAETDLFGTAAGPAGVDDRDSRPSLDELDRETAADPSERLTDERE